One Setaria viridis chromosome 7, Setaria_viridis_v4.0, whole genome shotgun sequence genomic region harbors:
- the LOC117865737 gene encoding uncharacterized protein, with amino-acid sequence MQPPTPPLATGAAALSAPPPPTTTQSPSSASTRTAAGRRQLLVSGLLLAATGGARAAAAAGGRGEGALVGYDGPVVTEAERAASAAVSRRVGEAVGLLELGRELQARGEFPEALASFTRVVREYADLALSEYARVGRALVLYEIGDRDESIAEMEDVSIALKGYPEIHAALAAALYADKHAALLAENQFAIATLLDPHYTDLTYVRDTKHWPPSLVASLHDFITLS; translated from the exons ATGCAgcctcccacgccgccgctcgccaccggaGCAGCCGCGCTTtcggcaccgccgccaccaaccaCCACCCAATCACCGTCGTCGGCGTCGACAAGGACAGCAGCAGGGAGGCGGCAGCTGCTCGTGTCCGGCCTTCTCCtcgcggcgaccggcggcgcgcgagctgccgcggcggccggaggaCGAGGAGAAGGAGCTCTGGTGGGGTACGACGGGCCGGTGGTGAcggaggcggagcgggcggcgagcgcggcggtgTCACGGCGCGTCGGGGAGGCCGTGGGGCTCCTGGAGCTGGGGCGGGAGCTGCAGGCGCGCGGGGAGTTCCCGGAGGCGCTGGCGTCGTTCACGCGCGTGGTGCGGGAGTACGCGGACCTGGCGCTGTCGGAGTACGCGCGGGTGGGGCGGGCGCTGGTGCTCTACGAGATCGGCGACCGCGACGAGTCCATCGCCGAGATGGAGGACGTCTCCATCGCGCTCAAGGGATACCCAG AGATCcacgcggcgctggcggcggcgctgtacGCCGACAAGCACGCGGCGCTGCTGGCGGAGAACCAGTTCGCCATCGCCACGCTGCTGGACCCGCACTACACCGACCTCACCTACGTCAGGGACACCAAGCACTGGCCGCCCAGCCTCGTCGCCTCGCTCCACGACTTCATCACGCTCTCCTAG